In one window of Anthonomus grandis grandis chromosome 11, icAntGran1.3, whole genome shotgun sequence DNA:
- the LOC126742124 gene encoding uncharacterized protein LOC126742124: MMRNFGFIWSVVVATAVMAVPFDNGVQNNEINEDFVSGLNNCAYQSDSDGILTCATERIVRSIDVLSSQSNIDILPGVSLIGESTSFRSGKSLKEEIEKAKSGEASMFELIGNATARFISGRTLKVKLPTSEEIGRALEEGRKRMGGNKNKNGGMHMGLMGGLGAVFAGLVPIFLGKIALITAKALFVGKIALVLSAILLFQMFSRGGNKHQTVETSWSSAPQVSYGPPSNSYGPPAASYGVPSAQYPYSRSLTVNEEEPKYSQELAYSAQRK, translated from the exons atgatgagaAATTTTGGGTTTATTTGGTCGGTTGTGGTGGCTACAGCTGTAATGGCG gtgCCTTTTGATAATGGGGTGCAAAACAATGAGATTAATGAg GATTTCGTGAGTGGACTTAACAACTGCGCCTACCAGTCCGACTCAGACGGGATTTTAACTTGTGCTACTGAGCGCATTGTGAGATCCATTGACGTTCTCAGTTCTCAATCAAACATCGATATTCTACCAGGGGTTTCCCTCATTGG GGAGTCAACTAGTTTCCGATCTGGAAAGAGCCtaaaagaagaaattgaaaaagcaAAATCTGGAGAAGCCTCAATGTTTGAGTTAATTGGAAACGCCACCGCCCGATTCATCTCTGGACGAACTTTGAAAGTGAAACTTCCTACCAGTGAAGAAATTGGACGTGCCCTGGAAGAAG GAAGAAAAAGGATGGGCggtaacaaaaacaaaaatggcggTATGCACATGGGCCTTATGGGTGGCCTGGGAGCAGTTTTCGCTGGACTAGTACCGATTTTCCTTGGAAAAATCGCCCTGATCACCGCCAAAGCCTTATTCGTCGGAAAAATCGCTTTGGTCCTCTCCGCCATCTTGCTCTTCCAAATGTTCTCCAGAGGAGGCAATAAA CATCAAACGGTGGAAACATCTTGGAGCTCAGCTCCCCAGGTCTCTTATGGTCCACCATCAAACTCTTATGGCCCACCAGCAGCTTCTTACGGAGTACCATCCGCCCAGTACCCGTACTCCAGGTCGCTCACCGTTAATGAGGAGGAACCGAAATATAGTCAAGAGTTGGCTTATTCGGCTCAAAGAAAATAA
- the LOC126741923 gene encoding uncharacterized protein LOC126741923: MASRQHVLCTFFALLTVTVAGNENKSEFKKSFSKNCDVAYTLTCLKLDIVSWVEKLNEEDNYSLIPGVSLVRENSNGARSSTADIVADLARDFPNDPEARLDVFLMRKLTGFISNHSIKLKLWNDEGVSARKGGGGLGGGKGGGLGYLLAAGAMMKGTLMALALGGLAAIAGKALMAALMSLMLSALAGLKGMGGGGKTTYEVVAKPVYTSSHSHSTSHEDYGHGGHSGYGRSFSDQPLPLGLQPQYQP; this comes from the coding sequence ATGGCATCAAGGCAGCACGTGCTCTGCACATTCTTCGCACTCCTAACGGTCACGGTGGCGGGTAACGAGAACAAAAGTGAAtttaaaaagtcgttttcgaaaAACTGTGACGTCGCATACACTTTAACTTGCTTAAAATTGGATATCGTGTCTTGGGTGGAGAAGCTTAACGAAGAGGATAATTACAGTTTGATCCCAGGTGTGTCTTTGGTGCGCGAAAATTCCAATGGGGCGAGATCGAGTACTGCTGACATAGTCGCGGACTTGGCAAGGGACTTTCCCAACGATCCTGAGGCCAGACTGGACGTTTTCCTTATGCGAAAACTCACCGGATTCATCAGCAATCATTCGATTAAGTTGAAACTTTGGAATGACGAGGGTGTTTCGGCCAGAAAAGGAGGTGGTGGACTTGGGGGAGGCAAAGGAGGTGGACTGGGATACCTTCTGGCAGCAGGAGCTATGATGAAAGGTACACTGATGGCTTTGGCTCTAGGTGGATTAGCTGCCATCGCAGGTAAAGCCCTTATGGCTGCCTTGATGTCCTTGATGTTATCCGCCCTGGCCGGTTTAAAGGGAATGGGCGGGGGAGGGAAAACCACGTACGAGGTTGTCGCCAAACCGGTTTATACCTCCTCACACTCCCATTCGACCTCGCATGAAGATTACGGACACGGAGGGCATTCGGGTTATGGACGAAGTTTCTCGGATCAGCCGTTGCCTTTGGGATTACAACCGCAGTACCAGCCTTAG
- the LOC126741924 gene encoding uncharacterized protein LOC126741924, whose amino-acid sequence MMWSSKVARFLVVLLVVLVNWAPITNSFLLSFTDTSNRTNSNALEAINSQDLYEESRKRKKKGRYFYGLILGAILVKMILFPLAVKAMAVMSSVSMILSTLSLVMSSIVGYAKLAYQKKIEPIVKLVHVNDVWAKGDDGPPAYIPHDSIEYGPKVPLEQTHFNT is encoded by the exons ATGATGTGGTCAAGTAAAGTCGCGAGATTCCTCGTAGTTCTTCTAGTGGTTCTGGTTAATTGGGCTCCAATAACCAACAGTTTCCTATTGAGTTTCACCGATACCTCCAATCGAACCAACAGTAATGCCTTAGAAGCAATAAACTCCCAAG ACTTATACGAGGAGTCCAGAAAACGCAAGAAAAAGGGACGTTATTTCTATGGACTCATTCTGGgagctattttagttaaaatgatTCTGTTTCCTTTAGCTGTGAAAGCTATGGCAGTCATGTCGAGCGTTTCCATGATTCTAAGTACTTTAAGTCTGGTTATGTCTTCTATTGTTGGATATGCCAAGTTGGCttaccagaaaaaaattgaacctatt gttaaattgGTTCACGTTAATGATGTGTGGGCAAAAGGAGACGACGGACCGCCAGCTTATATTCCACATGATAGCATTGAATATGGGCCTAAAGTACCGCTGGAACAAACCCATTTTaatacatag